Proteins found in one Corynebacterium canis genomic segment:
- the dxs gene encoding 1-deoxy-D-xylulose-5-phosphate synthase, with protein sequence MGILHNIASPADLAELSSQQLEDLAAEIRHFLVEKVSATGGHLGPNLGVVELTIALHRVFQSPKDPMIFDTSHQSYVHKILTGRADGFDTLRQKGGLSGYTCRSESEHDWTESSHASASLSYADGLAKAFALTKQTDRKVVAIVGDGALTGGMCWEALNNIAANQDRNLVIVVNDNGRSYSPTIGGLANNLAELRMQPFYDKVMGQGKNTLNSMGWVGKRTFEVMHALKEGVKYTVIPTDLFPELGIKSVGPVDGHNLKQLENAFRYARDYEGPIIVHVVTEKGRGYAPAENNVDDLMHSTGVINPETGLPVKISEPGWTEVFTAELIAAGERREDIVAITAAMAGPTGVAPFGEKFPKRMFDVGIAEQHAVTSAAGLALGGLHPVVAIYSTFLNRAFDQLLMDAALLKLPMTLVLDRAGITGNDGASHNGVWDFAITGIIPGIRVAAPRDGECLKEQFREALEITSGPTVIRFPKGALPSPLPAIDALDDGVDILAYQDADDADDAIDVLIISVGAFAHVAVAAAEQLRNSGCNVTVVDPRWVVPVPPSILALAADHDLVVTLEDGVIHGGVGSLVGEALNAAEIDTPLRQLAVPEQFLEHASRGEVLHDLGLDVAGVVSAIDEWADTIVASQDSAESV encoded by the coding sequence ATGGGCATTCTTCACAACATCGCTTCTCCGGCCGATCTCGCGGAGTTATCCTCCCAGCAATTAGAGGATCTAGCCGCGGAGATTCGCCATTTTTTGGTGGAGAAGGTTTCCGCCACCGGCGGTCATTTGGGGCCAAACCTTGGTGTTGTCGAGCTGACGATCGCGCTGCATCGCGTCTTCCAGTCTCCGAAAGACCCGATGATTTTTGATACCAGCCACCAGTCTTATGTGCACAAGATTCTCACCGGTCGGGCGGATGGTTTTGATACCTTGCGGCAAAAAGGCGGGCTTTCCGGCTACACCTGCCGCTCGGAAAGCGAACACGATTGGACAGAATCCAGCCACGCCTCCGCATCGCTGTCCTATGCGGACGGCCTAGCGAAAGCATTTGCGTTAACCAAGCAGACGGATCGCAAGGTAGTCGCCATTGTTGGCGACGGCGCACTGACCGGCGGCATGTGCTGGGAGGCGCTCAACAATATCGCCGCGAATCAAGACCGCAACCTTGTCATCGTGGTCAACGATAACGGCCGCAGCTATTCCCCAACCATCGGTGGCTTAGCCAATAACCTCGCCGAGCTCCGCATGCAGCCCTTCTACGACAAGGTGATGGGCCAGGGCAAAAACACGCTGAACTCCATGGGCTGGGTGGGCAAGCGCACCTTCGAAGTAATGCACGCCCTGAAAGAGGGGGTAAAATACACCGTGATCCCCACCGATTTGTTTCCGGAGCTGGGGATCAAATCTGTCGGACCCGTCGACGGCCACAACCTCAAGCAATTAGAAAACGCGTTCCGGTACGCCCGGGACTACGAGGGCCCCATCATCGTCCATGTGGTCACCGAAAAGGGCCGCGGCTACGCCCCAGCCGAAAACAATGTTGATGATCTTATGCACTCCACCGGCGTGATCAACCCCGAAACGGGCCTGCCGGTAAAGATATCCGAACCCGGTTGGACCGAGGTTTTTACCGCCGAGCTCATCGCCGCGGGGGAGCGCCGTGAGGATATCGTTGCCATTACCGCCGCCATGGCTGGGCCTACCGGTGTGGCACCTTTCGGCGAAAAGTTCCCCAAGCGTATGTTCGATGTCGGCATCGCCGAGCAGCACGCCGTCACCTCCGCCGCCGGATTGGCCCTCGGCGGCCTGCACCCCGTGGTCGCAATCTACTCCACCTTTCTCAACCGTGCGTTCGATCAATTGCTTATGGACGCCGCCCTCCTCAAGCTCCCCATGACCTTGGTACTCGACCGCGCCGGCATCACCGGCAACGACGGCGCCAGCCACAACGGTGTTTGGGATTTCGCCATCACCGGCATCATCCCCGGGATCCGCGTCGCCGCCCCACGCGATGGCGAATGCCTCAAAGAGCAATTCCGCGAAGCGCTCGAAATCACCTCCGGGCCCACCGTGATCCGATTCCCCAAGGGTGCGTTGCCGAGCCCGTTACCTGCCATCGATGCCCTCGATGACGGCGTCGATATCCTCGCTTACCAAGACGCGGACGATGCCGACGACGCTATCGACGTCCTGATCATCAGCGTCGGCGCTTTCGCACACGTGGCCGTGGCTGCGGCCGAACAATTGCGCAATTCCGGCTGCAATGTCACCGTGGTGGATCCCCGCTGGGTAGTCCCAGTGCCGCCCTCGATCCTGGCGCTGGCCGCCGACCACGATCTGGTGGTCACCCTCGAAGACGGCGTGATTCACGGCGGTGTCGGTTCGCTCGTCGGCGAAGCGCTCAACGCCGCCGAGATCGATACACCTTTGCGGCAACTCGCCGTGCCGGAGCAATTCCTAGAACACGCTTCGCGCGGGGAAGTGCTTCACGACCTCGGCCTTGATGTCGCCGGAGTGGTTTCGGCAATCGACGAGTGGGCCGATACGATCGTCGCTTCCCAGGATTCCGCCGAAAGCGTCTGA
- a CDS encoding class I SAM-dependent RNA methyltransferase has translation MKAGDLVEVAVERPAHGGFGVGTTAQDSRICLVQGGIPGDVLRVRLTRAKKTFYQGEIAEVLRPAEARVEQRCEAAKNGAGCCDFGTVHPAAELALKVSIVQDQLRRLARDAKLPDSGCESHELPPHTGWRTRWRLGVDSEGRAGLRQQGGTSVVWEHQCVQAPDGLLDGIVGAGARRFTPGSEVLVALGSDGVRTVCQVRKAPRGRRSERAYQHIEGPELVSESVLGVRYQLPAAAFWQAHRAAPAAYVTLAAEWLRSALHGASGSGVGWDLYGGVGLFVPSLIDALRTTTAPNLTAVHSVETSPTAARDGRRALRDLPVQFHRADVARLVSSLPAPQAVVLDPPRQGAGAGVISAVAAAGPRAVLHIGCDPATFARDFGYWYEHGYVCTRLAVVNAFPGTHHSESFGLFEPIHLGYEGHKAALSRNGG, from the coding sequence ATGAAGGCTGGTGACCTTGTCGAGGTAGCCGTCGAGCGCCCCGCGCATGGCGGGTTTGGCGTTGGCACTACCGCGCAGGATTCGCGCATTTGTTTGGTGCAGGGTGGGATCCCTGGCGATGTGCTTCGCGTGCGCCTTACCCGAGCCAAAAAGACGTTCTATCAGGGGGAGATTGCGGAGGTGCTGCGGCCCGCCGAGGCGCGGGTAGAGCAGCGGTGCGAGGCTGCGAAAAACGGGGCGGGATGCTGCGATTTCGGCACAGTGCACCCGGCCGCCGAGCTCGCGCTCAAGGTTTCGATTGTGCAAGACCAGTTGCGAAGGCTTGCGCGCGATGCGAAACTGCCCGACTCGGGTTGCGAGTCGCACGAACTGCCGCCGCACACCGGTTGGCGCACGCGTTGGCGGCTCGGCGTTGATTCCGAAGGCCGCGCGGGGCTCCGTCAACAAGGGGGTACCAGCGTGGTGTGGGAACACCAGTGCGTGCAGGCGCCAGACGGCTTGCTCGACGGAATCGTCGGCGCGGGGGCCCGGCGTTTTACCCCTGGTTCGGAGGTGCTCGTCGCGCTTGGCAGCGATGGGGTTCGAACGGTTTGTCAGGTCCGGAAAGCGCCCCGCGGACGCCGTTCCGAGCGCGCATACCAACACATTGAAGGCCCCGAACTAGTGTCCGAATCCGTGCTTGGCGTCAGGTACCAGCTACCCGCCGCGGCGTTCTGGCAGGCACATCGCGCCGCGCCCGCAGCGTACGTCACCCTCGCCGCCGAATGGCTCCGCTCCGCCCTCCACGGCGCCTCTGGCAGCGGCGTCGGCTGGGACCTTTACGGGGGCGTCGGGCTCTTCGTCCCGTCGCTTATCGACGCCCTGCGAACCACCACTGCGCCCAACCTCACCGCCGTACATTCGGTGGAAACCTCGCCGACGGCTGCCCGCGATGGTCGGCGCGCGCTGCGCGATCTTCCCGTGCAATTCCATCGCGCGGATGTGGCGCGCCTGGTTAGCTCGCTGCCCGCGCCGCAGGCCGTGGTGTTGGATCCGCCGCGCCAGGGCGCCGGTGCCGGCGTGATCTCGGCGGTCGCGGCGGCGGGCCCGCGGGCCGTATTGCACATTGGGTGTGACCCCGCGACATTCGCACGTGATTTCGGATACTGGTACGAACATGGATACGTATGCACGCGGCTGGCCGTGGTGAACGCCTTTCCGGGTACGCATCACAGTGAAAGCTTCGGTCTTTTCGAGCCGATTCATTTAGGATATGAGGGTCATAAGGCGGCTCTGTCAAGAAACGGCGGGTAA
- a CDS encoding DUF3159 domain-containing protein has product MGGLGGLVSSTLPILVLVPVNNMYGLVPALSAAVIVAFAVFAWRIVRKENLQPAFSGLFGVAIGAAIAWGTGSAKGYFLYGIWMSLLFALVFAISVVVRWPAVGVIWRGINGESMTWREVPAARNAYSIATLGWTLVFAARFVVQNWLYQDDATTALAVARILMGWPLTGLVLLLSVWAVRKARHALEETHEPAAGGQAE; this is encoded by the coding sequence ATGGGCGGCCTCGGGGGACTGGTTTCCTCCACGCTGCCGATCCTGGTGTTGGTGCCGGTGAATAATATGTATGGGCTGGTGCCCGCGCTGTCGGCCGCCGTGATCGTGGCGTTCGCCGTGTTCGCGTGGCGCATCGTCCGCAAGGAGAACCTGCAGCCCGCGTTTTCCGGTTTGTTTGGCGTGGCCATCGGCGCGGCCATCGCATGGGGTACCGGCTCCGCCAAAGGCTATTTCTTGTACGGCATTTGGATGTCGCTGCTATTTGCACTGGTGTTCGCTATTTCCGTGGTGGTTCGCTGGCCCGCCGTGGGCGTGATTTGGCGCGGCATTAACGGCGAAAGCATGACCTGGCGTGAGGTGCCAGCTGCCCGCAATGCGTATTCGATAGCCACCCTCGGCTGGACGCTGGTGTTTGCCGCGCGCTTCGTGGTGCAGAATTGGCTGTATCAGGATGATGCCACCACGGCATTGGCGGTGGCCCGTATCCTTATGGGCTGGCCGCTGACGGGTCTGGTGCTTTTGCTTTCCGTGTGGGCCGTCCGCAAGGCCCGCCACGCGCTCGAAGAAACGCACGAACCGGCCGCGGGCGGGCAAGCGGAATGA
- a CDS encoding DUF3710 domain-containing protein yields the protein MAMWPFAKKKDEEAERIQPAPAEPARSAVHSNGAHPEMDADIDAPDPIHDAVSGASGPFDADSVNIEDFDFSDFSQGILNLGSVQIPLPLGSEVQVEMGATGPRMLHIVTQYGRITPVAFAAPRGGGQWRESTKKIAEDMRAEDYHVRVEQGPWGREVVGQSKNDVTVRLVGVDGPRWMLRMTLVAPTPLAENMKTLGREVTARTFVSRGDQPMMAGTSLPVALPDVLANHVMEAMEQRAQQAQQAQQAAEQPQPEQPQEQNSEQFRERLKGAQGSADKAPGSLTPQRPESPTPPRGPAASAFQQMKAEPR from the coding sequence GTGGCAATGTGGCCATTTGCTAAGAAAAAGGACGAGGAAGCGGAGCGAATCCAGCCGGCGCCGGCCGAGCCTGCCCGCAGCGCCGTCCACAGCAACGGTGCGCATCCCGAAATGGATGCGGACATCGATGCCCCGGATCCTATTCATGACGCAGTATCTGGTGCCAGCGGCCCCTTTGATGCGGATTCCGTAAATATTGAGGATTTCGATTTCTCCGATTTCTCTCAAGGAATTCTTAATCTCGGTAGTGTGCAAATTCCATTGCCTTTAGGCTCCGAAGTTCAGGTTGAAATGGGCGCCACTGGGCCGCGAATGCTGCACATTGTGACGCAATATGGGCGCATTACTCCCGTGGCTTTTGCCGCGCCGCGCGGCGGCGGGCAGTGGCGGGAATCCACCAAAAAGATCGCCGAGGATATGCGCGCCGAGGACTATCACGTCCGCGTGGAGCAGGGCCCGTGGGGCCGCGAGGTAGTCGGCCAATCCAAAAACGATGTGACCGTGCGCCTGGTTGGTGTCGACGGTCCGCGCTGGATGCTGCGCATGACGCTGGTCGCGCCGACCCCGCTGGCGGAAAACATGAAGACCCTCGGCCGCGAGGTCACCGCACGCACGTTCGTGAGCCGCGGCGATCAGCCGATGATGGCGGGAACCTCCTTGCCGGTGGCATTGCCCGATGTGCTGGCCAATCACGTGATGGAGGCCATGGAGCAACGCGCCCAGCAGGCGCAACAGGCTCAGCAGGCCGCCGAACAGCCGCAGCCGGAGCAGCCCCAGGAGCAGAATTCCGAACAGTTCCGCGAGCGCCTGAAGGGCGCCCAGGGTTCCGCAGATAAGGCCCCGGGTTCATTGACGCCGCAGCGCCCCGAGTCGCCGACCCCGCCGCGGGGTCCCGCCGCATCCGCGTTCCAGCAAATGAAGGCTGAACCTAGGTGA
- the dut gene encoding dUTP diphosphatase, producing MTQQEPDNAVLRVRLRRLDPAMPIPQRAHRGDAGVDLASTEDVRLEPGERALVGTGIAIALPLGYVGLIHPRSGMAARHGLSIVNTPGTVDADYRGELKVCLINLDPRESIVISRGDRIAQLVIQKVELCDFVEVDELDATVRGAGGYGSTGVNTSANRVQ from the coding sequence GTGACTCAACAAGAACCTGATAATGCAGTGTTGCGGGTGCGGTTGCGGCGCTTAGACCCGGCTATGCCGATTCCGCAGCGCGCACACCGTGGGGATGCTGGGGTTGACCTTGCCAGCACCGAAGACGTGCGCTTGGAACCTGGCGAACGCGCCCTTGTTGGCACCGGCATCGCCATCGCATTGCCGCTGGGTTATGTGGGGTTGATCCACCCGCGTTCCGGCATGGCGGCACGGCACGGGCTCAGTATTGTAAACACTCCCGGTACTGTGGATGCAGACTATCGTGGAGAACTTAAAGTGTGCTTGATTAATCTCGATCCGCGGGAATCGATTGTTATTTCTCGGGGCGATCGTATTGCGCAACTTGTTATTCAGAAGGTCGAATTGTGTGATTTCGTTGAAGTGGATGAACTCGATGCGACCGTCCGCGGCGCGGGAGGTTACGGTTCTACTGGTGTAAACACGTCAGCAAACCGTGTCCAGTGA
- a CDS encoding DUF3093 domain-containing protein, producing the protein MIESAAKPPRELYRERQWVPWHWWIFGGFIVMLLAAQIGHNRSAAWLYGTAILFGALAIWSLLSLSATTVSVAEDAEGTRWLRAGNAQLPADVVSNALMVPATAKRNAMGKQLDPAAFVVSHGWVPQMAMLVLDDPEDPTPYWLIGSKNPEALLAAFLPEKFPAESAG; encoded by the coding sequence GTGATTGAAAGCGCAGCGAAACCTCCCCGTGAGCTCTACCGAGAACGCCAATGGGTGCCGTGGCACTGGTGGATCTTCGGCGGGTTCATTGTGATGTTACTTGCAGCTCAGATCGGGCATAACCGGTCCGCAGCGTGGCTTTATGGTACGGCCATCCTGTTCGGCGCCTTGGCCATCTGGTCGCTGCTGTCGCTTTCGGCCACCACGGTCTCCGTCGCAGAAGACGCTGAGGGCACGCGCTGGCTCCGCGCCGGCAACGCCCAACTCCCCGCCGATGTCGTGTCCAATGCATTAATGGTGCCGGCCACGGCGAAGCGCAACGCCATGGGCAAGCAGCTCGACCCGGCGGCGTTCGTGGTGTCCCACGGCTGGGTGCCGCAAATGGCGATGCTGGTGCTCGACGATCCTGAAGATCCCACCCCGTATTGGCTCATTGGCTCGAAAAACCCGGAGGCGCTGCTCGCCGCCTTCCTCCCGGAGAAATTTCCGGCGGAATCCGCAGGCTAA
- a CDS encoding DUF4193 domain-containing protein codes for MATDYDAPRRRAEDDLETDSLEGLKAAENVNNDMDDDGEIVEPFDLPAIDLSGEELNVTVVPRRQDEFTCGSCFIVQRRNRISHVEDDGTIICQDCA; via the coding sequence ATGGCAACTGATTACGACGCACCGCGTCGCCGCGCAGAAGATGACCTGGAGACGGACTCCCTCGAAGGCCTGAAAGCTGCCGAGAACGTCAACAATGACATGGACGATGACGGCGAAATTGTCGAACCGTTCGATCTGCCCGCCATCGATCTCTCCGGCGAGGAACTCAACGTCACCGTCGTCCCACGGCGCCAAGACGAATTCACGTGTGGCAGCTGTTTTATCGTGCAGCGTAGAAACCGCATCTCACACGTCGAAGACGACGGCACCATCATCTGCCAGGACTGCGCCTAA
- a CDS encoding inositol monophosphatase family protein — MDEKELERIAVSIAVDAAALIRETAAELGDIEAGVRWKSSDVDPVTVVDEAAERFIAQRLTQLRPQDGFFGEEGHTRDSKSGVVWAVDPIDGTVNFLYGQPAYAVSMAATVDGIAVAGAVVAVPGATVYAASKSNGAWRQLQGRRPEPLRVSAATELHKSLIATGFGYDPVRRQRQAELLTTVLPRVRDIRRLGSAALDLCMLAAGQVDAFYEHGLNAWDYAAGALIAAEAGAEVHTPLLDAPSHHGAPVRAAAPGIADAFFELVPDMPLPAGR, encoded by the coding sequence ATGGATGAAAAAGAGCTGGAACGCATCGCCGTTTCCATCGCCGTCGACGCCGCGGCCCTGATCCGCGAAACCGCCGCTGAGCTGGGGGATATTGAGGCGGGCGTGCGCTGGAAATCCTCCGATGTGGACCCCGTCACAGTCGTGGATGAGGCGGCCGAACGCTTTATCGCCCAGCGCCTGACCCAATTGCGCCCCCAAGACGGATTCTTCGGTGAGGAAGGCCACACGCGGGATTCGAAAAGCGGCGTGGTCTGGGCCGTGGACCCGATCGATGGAACTGTGAATTTCCTGTATGGGCAGCCGGCATATGCGGTGTCCATGGCCGCGACCGTCGATGGGATCGCCGTGGCGGGCGCGGTGGTGGCGGTGCCTGGGGCGACGGTGTACGCGGCGTCGAAAAGCAACGGTGCGTGGCGGCAATTGCAGGGGCGACGGCCGGAACCGCTGCGGGTGAGCGCGGCCACGGAATTGCACAAGAGTTTGATTGCCACGGGTTTTGGTTATGACCCCGTGCGTAGGCAGCGGCAGGCGGAATTGCTCACCACGGTACTGCCGCGCGTCCGCGATATCCGGCGGCTGGGGAGCGCGGCGCTGGACCTGTGCATGCTCGCAGCGGGGCAGGTAGACGCGTTTTACGAGCACGGACTCAACGCCTGGGACTACGCCGCCGGTGCGCTTATCGCCGCCGAAGCCGGGGCTGAAGTGCACACGCCGCTTCTCGACGCCCCGTCCCACCACGGTGCTCCCGTACGCGCCGCCGCCCCCGGCATCGCCGACGCATTCTTCGAACTGGTCCCGGATATGCCCCTGCCCGCGGGCCGCTGA
- the ppgK gene encoding polyphosphate--glucose phosphotransferase, translating to MTRIGFGIDVGGSGVKGARVDLDTGEFIGERIKILTPKPATPDAVADTILQIVRAAEWEGPVGITIPSVVHGQRALTAANIDPTWVDTDVQELFTRHLGDREISVINDADAAGIAEVMFGDEQSRSGAVIFLTFGTGIGSAFLVNGTLFPNTEIGHLIIDGIEAEHFASSAVKEREELGYGKWAKRVTAVLREYERLFWPDLFVVGGGISRKHEKWVPRLECNTPVIPAQLRNTAGIVGAAMAVEQGLKP from the coding sequence ATGACGCGCATCGGATTTGGCATTGATGTTGGAGGCTCGGGAGTCAAAGGTGCCCGAGTGGACTTGGATACCGGGGAATTTATCGGGGAGCGGATAAAAATCCTCACGCCGAAACCAGCCACCCCGGACGCCGTCGCCGACACCATCCTGCAAATCGTTCGCGCCGCCGAATGGGAGGGCCCCGTTGGCATCACCATCCCGTCGGTGGTGCACGGCCAGCGCGCCCTGACCGCCGCGAATATTGACCCCACTTGGGTGGATACGGACGTGCAGGAATTGTTCACCCGGCATTTGGGGGATCGCGAAATCAGCGTGATCAATGATGCGGACGCCGCCGGCATCGCGGAGGTTATGTTCGGGGATGAGCAATCCCGCAGCGGCGCCGTAATTTTCCTTACCTTTGGCACGGGTATCGGCTCGGCGTTTTTGGTTAATGGCACATTGTTCCCGAACACGGAGATCGGCCACCTGATTATTGATGGCATTGAGGCCGAGCATTTCGCCTCCTCCGCGGTAAAGGAGCGGGAGGAATTAGGGTACGGTAAGTGGGCGAAGCGGGTGACTGCGGTCCTCCGCGAGTACGAACGCCTGTTCTGGCCGGATTTGTTCGTGGTGGGTGGCGGAATCTCCCGCAAACACGAAAAATGGGTACCGCGCTTGGAGTGCAATACCCCGGTGATTCCCGCCCAGTTGCGCAACACCGCGGGCATCGTTGGGGCGGCCATGGCTGTGGAACAGGGGCTGAAACCTTAA